Below is a genomic region from Phragmites australis chromosome 20, lpPhrAust1.1, whole genome shotgun sequence.
aattattacatcacattagaggaatattagtaaattttctcagattttttgtaaatttttatgaggcttaaaaattgcaagaagttacaaaagtagtacattttgaagaattttagtttgaattctatacagtatttttaggtgaatatagttaaaacgggttgattatgaattatagagcgtgcacaaaaatcgacatattttttgtgacttttttattCACGAGTACTGTTCATACTGTTTATAAACAGTGcagcggagggtagtatcggaaaCTGATGGCATATAaagaactgaaacatttattcgatggtatagaagtaaacagaatttattcgatggcggattgtagaatcagtagttattcgatggcaaatcgtagattttctcttgAATATTACAGTTGTACCTTAGGGTGAGGGgactaagaaaaagaaaaaggaaagtaTATTTAGGTTCtggttgtttttttattttgattatagatttcagtctcaaaagcaaaagcaaaaataagCGGTCACAATATAAAAGCTATTCTCACAATACACAATCCAAGTTATACTTACAAAATTCTACAATCCActgttggaaaaaaaaacttatacaGATTTTACAGACTGTATTGTATTTTCACGatctaaaactaaaataaataggtCCTTAGCTAGCAAGAAGGTAACATATTTTAACACACCATGATCTGCTCCTgtcctgttctttttttttctaaaaattctgCTCCCGTCCTATAAGAAGCCTTGCAATCCTCATagcaaagcaacaaaaaaaagaaaactgttATATTGGTAGTGAGTTAGACATGGGCCAATCTGCAGAGGATGGTTAATGAGAGAATGTCAAAGCCTTCAGCTTTCACCTTGCTGTACTTAGAGGACTACTTCCTGGgtcattcattcatgctcagaGGTGTCGAGACTTGAAGGCACACAGCTTAAGAAAATGATTGACACTTTTGTGTTGAAGGCAGTGTTAACTAGACACGAATACGGGTGTCCAATTCggtaaagaaaatttggacataccaaatacaactcggaatccgatatccgactcggattcgggGTATCCAATTTGACAAATAATTTGGATACGGGTGTCCACGTAATATTGGTTGAAGATAATTTTAATTGTATTATCTTATTTATAGTGAAACTAGTTGGGAAGAAGTTGTTAGTAAGATATTGTGCCCAGATAGGTGGGTAAAAGAAATTTTTATCCAAGATTTAATAACTGATCCATTCTCTTCCTCGATAAAGTCCATCTTATTGTGATAGAAATGCAGAAATAAAACAattatctttatttcttttGATACTCAAATATTAATCCACATGATATAGTGCTATCACTAGATTTCAGTAACTGATAAACAGCACGCAAAGCAATTGCCACAAATTCACAAACCAAACCGAGGAAACTATCTGTTTCAGATAAAAGCTTACGATCAtatattatctaaaaaaagatACAAGCTTATGATAAGTTATCACATCACAGGCAGAATAAAAAGAGACGATAATCCGGCACAATAAGCACGGCAAAAGGTCCCAGAACGCAAGATTGCAACGAAACCTAATTGTAATGGAAACAAAATTAAATCTGCTTCCTCGGCGACGGCCGGCGTGAACCTGCGGTGCCAGCGGGATTATTGGCCAGGGCTGCCTTGTGACGCCGGCGGTAGTTGTGGTGGTGAGGTGGCGTGTTCCGTCGGCTCACCGCGCGGGGGCGTCGTCACAAGCCTGGCAGCAGCAATCTTCCAGCGGTGTCGAACAACAGTAGCAGTACTCGGGCGACGCCGGGGGCTCAACATCGTCCGCCGGAGATGTGTGCTCCCAGTCGTTGAATTCTTCTGGGAAATAACCCGGCGAGGTGGGGGAGTAGGCCGTTGAGCAGTGTCCATGGCCATAAACCGGCGAGGTGGGGCAGTAGGCCGGCGACCCCAGCGCCGGAGACGTATGATCCCAGTAGTTGAATTCTGGGCAATAAACCAGCGAGGTGGGGGAATATGCCGTCGAGCAGGGGCAGTAAACCGGCGAGGCCCAACCTCCCGGCGAGAAGGGGGAGTAAACCGGCGAGGTGGGGCGCCTATAGGCCGGCGAGCAGGGGGAGTAAACCGGCGAGGAAGGGGACGGCGTCAGCGGTGCGTCCAGCGTCGAGATGGGAGAGTAGTAGCCCGGCCCCGGCCACCAAGGTGACCCCGGCGAGGAGGGGGAGCCGAGAGGAGAAGTAGGGCTGATCGGGCGCGTGGGACGGCCGGCGCTGACATGGCTGTACCTGTACGGCGACGGCGGACGGTAGGACGGGGACGTTGGGGAGTAGGATGGCCATCCGTAAGGTGGCGATGCCATGGACGACGGACGCTGCGAGCTCTGCTCGGCCGCGAGCAGCCGGAGGAGATCAGGACGGCGCGTTCGTGTGATCGTGTGTCGTGTCTGCCCTAGCGGGTGGTTGTGGCACGATGTATATACAGGTGCAAGAGTTAGGCGAGTCTTTACCGGGTTATTGGGCCTTATTTCTGTGGACTTAGGCGAGACCTTAACGGGTTATTGGTCTTATTTTCTGTGGGCTTAGACGAGTCCTTAACGGGTTATTAGGCCTGTGTTAGTCCAACATGTTCGTTCGGTCCGGCCCAATGTTTTGTGGGACCCTCACAGTCTTCACCACTATGGGacgaatttttttaaatgactATGGTGTGAAAATTTGACCACATACAAGAAAGGACCGAACTGAAGTGAATTTTTCGAAAGGACTGACTCGAACGATTTCGTAGTATCATTTGTAGATACATAGTACCACTGGTTGTAAATGTATGATATTATAGAATACGTGCAGTTAAACTTTTTTAACTTTGATAAT
It encodes:
- the LOC133902327 gene encoding DNA-directed RNA polymerase II subunit RPB1-like, whose product is MASPPYGWPSYSPTSPSYRPPSPYRYSHVSAGRPTRPISPTSPLGSPSSPGSPWWPGPGYYSPISTLDAPLTPSPSSPVYSPCSPAYRRPTSPVYSPFSPGGWASPVYCPCSTAYSPTSLVYCPEFNYWDHTSPALGSPAYCPTSPVYGHGHCSTAYSPTSPGYFPEEFNDWEHTSPADDVEPPASPEYCYCCSTPLEDCCCQACDDAPAR